The Methanofollis sp. UBA420 genome contains a region encoding:
- a CDS encoding type II secretion system F family protein, producing MTKTAASSTFRDTIAHSLLSAHIPIPAARYLQYGLIVTLLAGFLYILSILLLSLFGVEINIFPFLPYGITILIGFIAIIGLLLLGIYFYPLLQAEGRRTRIEADLPHAVTYMQALSSTLTLYDIFRTVYEADDLYGEVSKECGLIVRDVELFGLDLLTAMRNVQEVTPSANFKELINDLSLVYRSGGSLTSFFNSKSETYRELARQEQESLLQILEMIAEIYVTVFVAGPIAIIIMLVAQNLTGQSQLSGIMPLMYLGLPLGAICLIFILYVLLPPDNLDVTHREIRDSEFGADILDIGTRGEPDEKFLKNLESRKRWLRLCEILRHPGTFFISDYTVGAMIGVGLLIVLFLGYRFGPFRSFFPSYTPEVFLCLAIIMTVVPVMIAYEVRRRYVMKVEAQLPEFLAEIADMRDIGMTLQGAIFMISNTTMGVLSHEVKIAAEELRLGSSVSGALVRMEERIGLVSVKRAISLLVRASEVTDYIREILTIAINDLQHYIKMKTKRLNVSFVYLAVIYLSFGIYLYSAYQLNVAFISSFSAYDVSFDISTNIREMFHVGIILGFFSGIMAGQLSSNNVLAGLKHVCVMLAATVILFVYII from the coding sequence ATGACAAAAACAGCAGCGTCCAGTACCTTCAGGGATACGATCGCACATTCATTGCTGTCGGCACATATACCGATCCCTGCTGCCCGATACCTGCAGTATGGTCTGATCGTAACTCTGCTTGCCGGTTTTCTCTATATACTTTCCATTCTCCTCCTCTCCCTCTTCGGAGTCGAAATCAATATCTTCCCCTTCCTCCCGTACGGCATTACGATCCTGATCGGCTTTATTGCCATTATAGGCCTGCTGCTTCTTGGCATCTACTTCTACCCTCTCCTTCAGGCAGAAGGGCGCCGGACACGGATCGAGGCTGACCTCCCCCATGCGGTCACCTACATGCAGGCGCTCTCGTCAACCCTTACGCTCTATGACATATTCCGGACTGTTTACGAGGCAGACGACCTTTACGGCGAAGTCTCGAAGGAGTGCGGGCTCATCGTGCGGGACGTCGAGCTCTTCGGCCTCGATCTGCTCACGGCAATGCGCAATGTCCAGGAGGTCACGCCCTCCGCCAACTTCAAGGAACTGATCAACGACCTCTCGCTGGTCTACCGGAGCGGCGGGAGCCTCACCAGTTTCTTCAACTCCAAGTCCGAGACATACCGTGAACTCGCACGCCAGGAGCAGGAATCCCTCCTCCAGATCCTGGAGATGATCGCGGAGATATACGTGACCGTGTTTGTCGCCGGGCCCATTGCGATCATCATCATGCTGGTGGCGCAGAACCTCACCGGGCAGAGCCAGCTTTCCGGCATCATGCCGCTCATGTACCTCGGTCTCCCGCTGGGAGCGATCTGTCTTATCTTCATCTTATACGTCCTCCTCCCGCCTGACAACCTCGACGTCACGCACCGTGAGATACGGGACTCCGAGTTTGGTGCTGATATTCTGGATATCGGCACCAGGGGAGAACCCGACGAGAAATTCCTTAAAAACCTTGAGTCAAGAAAACGCTGGCTGCGTCTTTGTGAGATCCTCCGCCATCCCGGAACCTTTTTCATCTCAGATTACACCGTCGGGGCGATGATTGGTGTCGGACTGCTCATCGTCCTCTTCCTCGGTTACCGGTTTGGTCCCTTCAGGTCGTTTTTTCCTTCCTATACCCCGGAGGTCTTTCTCTGTCTTGCCATCATCATGACCGTGGTACCGGTGATGATCGCCTACGAGGTGCGTCGCCGGTACGTCATGAAAGTCGAGGCGCAACTGCCTGAGTTCCTCGCCGAGATCGCGGATATGCGTGATATCGGTATGACGCTGCAGGGTGCCATCTTCATGATCTCCAACACCACGATGGGCGTCCTCTCCCATGAGGTGAAGATCGCCGCCGAGGAACTCAGGCTCGGATCCAGCGTCTCGGGTGCTCTCGTACGGATGGAAGAGCGTATCGGTCTGGTTTCGGTGAAACGGGCGATCTCACTTCTGGTACGCGCAAGCGAGGTGACTGATTACATCCGCGAGATCCTGACGATCGCGATCAACGACCTTCAGCACTACATTAAAATGAAGACAAAGCGGCTGAACGTCTCATTCGTCTACCTGGCGGTGATTTATCTCTCGTTTGGCATCTATCTCTACTCGGCCTACCAGCTGAACGTCGCCTTTATCTCAAGTTTCTCTGCGTATGATGTCAGTTTCGATATCAGTACAAACATCCGGGAAATGTTTCACGTTGGAATAATTCTTGGATTCTTCTCCGGGATCATGGCCGGGCAGCTCTCGTCGAACAATGTACTTGCAGGCCTGAAGCATGTCTGCGTCATGCTGGCTGCGACGGTGATCCTCTTTGTCTACATCATATGA
- a CDS encoding type IV pilin N-terminal domain-containing protein encodes MTESYGKEDDAISPVVGVMLMLVVTIIIAAMVSAFSGSVAQDQTLAPQVSLSASYVCSITDTEKTNEVPDHSDKLNNGIKFRLSGGDSFSLRDITVQLKNGDSVINFDMKTHLNNTAAAIDKSKLTLMKDSEDKETYFALPGGGDEQGEGDELITVGDSFMIVADDCYDSTQSLDKNVAKGRFLTWSPEDSSGTFKVQADVPFDYTITDQLSGKPIQRGTLIIR; translated from the coding sequence ATGACTGAATCATATGGAAAAGAGGACGATGCAATCTCTCCGGTCGTCGGGGTGATGCTGATGCTCGTGGTGACGATCATCATCGCCGCCATGGTGAGTGCATTCTCCGGCAGTGTTGCACAGGACCAGACGCTTGCACCGCAGGTCTCACTCTCTGCATCCTATGTCTGCAGTATTACAGATACCGAAAAAACGAATGAAGTTCCCGATCATTCTGATAAGCTAAACAATGGCATTAAGTTCCGTCTCTCAGGTGGGGATTCTTTCTCGCTGCGGGATATTACGGTCCAGTTGAAAAACGGGGACAGTGTCATAAACTTCGACATGAAGACTCACCTCAACAACACTGCGGCAGCGATTGATAAGTCAAAATTGACACTCATGAAAGACTCCGAGGATAAGGAGACATATTTCGCACTGCCGGGAGGAGGCGATGAACAGGGAGAAGGCGATGAACTGATCACCGTCGGCGACTCGTTCATGATCGTCGCCGATGACTGTTATGACAGCACCCAATCCCTTGATAAAAATGTTGCGAAGGGACGGTTCCTCACCTGGTCTCCTGAGGATTCAAGCGGCACATTCAAAGTGCAGGCCGATGTGCCCTTCGATTACACGATCACCGATCAGTTGAGCGGCAAGCCCATACAGAGAGGTACACTCATCATACGGTGA
- a CDS encoding helix-turn-helix domain-containing protein, with translation MVEKRERSPAPVGCEDGMTRILDLLEEENHGLSISDISRKIDLNRNSVAKYVNMLVFAGRVEMQVVGSARVYRLAVRFPVSTIFPFLPDPAVTVGSDLRIRHVNAHFCALFGMRGDDIIGAPVSETSCAFLDLLADSRYLEGAVKGKKDGGGTWRSLEGECGAYVVWTVPTVFEDGDHGAIAVIRHD, from the coding sequence ATGGTGGAGAAGAGAGAGCGGTCCCCGGCCCCTGTCGGGTGCGAGGACGGAATGACGCGTATCCTGGACCTTCTGGAAGAGGAAAACCATGGCCTTTCGATCTCAGATATCTCCCGGAAGATCGACCTCAACCGCAACTCAGTCGCGAAGTACGTGAACATGCTCGTCTTTGCGGGGAGGGTCGAGATGCAGGTCGTCGGGTCGGCGAGGGTCTACCGCCTCGCCGTGCGCTTCCCGGTCTCGACTATCTTTCCTTTCCTGCCCGACCCTGCCGTCACGGTCGGTTCGGACCTGAGGATCAGGCACGTCAATGCACACTTCTGCGCTCTTTTTGGTATGAGGGGGGACGATATTATCGGTGCTCCTGTCTCGGAGACATCCTGTGCCTTTCTCGATCTCCTGGCCGACTCCAGGTACCTTGAGGGGGCGGTGAAGGGAAAAAAGGACGGCGGCGGCACCTGGCGTTCCCTTGAGGGGGAGTGCGGTGCCTATGTCGTCTGGACAGTCCCGACCGTCTTCGAGGACGGCGACCATGGGGCGATTGCGGTTATACGGCATGATTAG
- a CDS encoding type II/IV secretion system ATPase subunit — protein MADVAADEVPDPSPFILDLPPADPAVDMVERYWLVPPFSYVNISRGDATGLRYEIVEPGVTEKELIILEETFEQLRAMLIYDTARKRGELDLDPDLLRKVIRSFDPEMPDERVEVLVYYLRRNFLGYGKLDPLMNDDKIEDITCNGPDIPIFLYHRKYANIQTNCIYDNEELNKFVLKLAQKADKQLSLSTPLVDAALPEGSRAQITYSDIISSRGSSFTIRKFKADPMTPVNLIANHTYDLDLMAHIWLAVENRKSMIISGGTASGKTSTMNAVSFFIPSVAKIVSIEDTREIQLPHINWLPMRTRESANVSGTGNVGMFHLLKAALRQRPEYIIVGEVRGEEAQTLFQAMNTGHTTYSTVHAGNVRETVNRLTHDPINVPVAMFNALDLVLVQSLLHDGGRGFRRCLSLNEIQVVDDDVRWVPLFTWDHRTDRFVRVYDQSAVFDDIAYRNGWDKEQLEKALAVRKNALEDMVRKGVLAPSMVGQMIQEMTVQEQQ, from the coding sequence TTGGCAGATGTCGCAGCAGATGAAGTCCCTGACCCCAGTCCGTTCATCCTGGACCTCCCCCCCGCAGATCCAGCAGTGGATATGGTCGAGCGGTACTGGCTGGTCCCTCCTTTCTCGTACGTCAATATCTCCCGCGGGGACGCAACCGGCCTCAGGTATGAAATCGTCGAACCCGGAGTCACAGAAAAAGAACTGATCATCCTGGAAGAGACGTTTGAACAGCTCAGGGCGATGCTGATCTATGATACTGCCCGCAAGAGAGGCGAACTCGATCTCGATCCAGATCTCCTGAGAAAGGTGATCCGCTCCTTTGACCCGGAGATGCCTGATGAACGGGTGGAGGTCCTTGTATATTACCTCAGGCGCAATTTCCTCGGCTACGGGAAACTCGACCCCCTGATGAACGACGATAAGATCGAAGATATCACCTGCAATGGCCCTGATATCCCGATCTTTCTCTATCACCGGAAATACGCCAATATTCAGACAAACTGCATCTATGACAATGAAGAGTTGAACAAGTTCGTGCTCAAACTTGCCCAGAAGGCCGACAAACAACTCTCGCTCTCGACCCCCCTCGTCGATGCCGCCCTTCCAGAGGGGTCGCGTGCACAGATCACCTACTCCGACATCATCTCTTCCAGAGGGAGCTCATTCACCATCAGGAAGTTCAAGGCCGACCCTATGACCCCGGTCAACCTCATCGCAAACCACACCTACGACCTTGACCTGATGGCACATATCTGGCTCGCGGTCGAGAACAGGAAGAGCATGATCATCTCGGGCGGGACAGCGAGCGGCAAGACATCGACGATGAACGCTGTTTCGTTCTTCATACCATCAGTGGCAAAGATCGTCTCCATCGAGGACACCCGTGAGATCCAGTTGCCGCATATCAACTGGTTGCCTATGCGGACACGGGAGAGTGCCAATGTCAGCGGCACAGGGAACGTCGGGATGTTCCACCTCCTGAAAGCGGCATTGCGCCAGCGGCCCGAGTACATCATCGTCGGCGAGGTGCGGGGCGAGGAGGCACAGACCCTCTTCCAGGCAATGAATACCGGGCACACCACGTACTCCACCGTTCACGCAGGAAACGTGCGGGAGACGGTGAACCGCCTCACCCATGACCCCATCAACGTCCCGGTGGCTATGTTCAACGCTCTCGACCTGGTCCTGGTGCAGAGTCTCCTCCATGACGGGGGCAGAGGATTCCGCCGGTGTCTCTCGCTGAACGAGATCCAGGTCGTTGACGATGACGTCAGGTGGGTACCGCTCTTTACCTGGGACCATCGGACAGATCGGTTCGTCAGAGTGTACGATCAGTCGGCTGTCTTTGACGATATCGCCTACAGGAATGGTTGGGATAAAGAGCAACTTGAAAAAGCTCTTGCTGTTCGAAAGAATGCTCTTGAGGATATGGTCCGGAAAGGTGTCCTTGCTCCTTCGATGGTCGGGCAGATGATACAGGAAATGACGGTGCAGGAACAGCAATGA
- a CDS encoding DUF7289 family protein: MEKDEAVSTVIALMLVLGIIATSIAIYSATYLPGLKQQSEIEHSREVADAFVRFGSDIDHVVSQKTSARFSEPFFLGGGEVILSPVRSSGSVTIGKEPLVHVTVMNTTRTEEAGTSIVNISYMPSFTTWEPQGYRWEYGFVEVTKDDRAVPQSSRYSTRAAALADSDAFLGSFVDVTDSSNGIEITLADLAPESGRSCITGSGIATLELNATADSREEVSLTGVSRIVFEDCTSDSMMKEHLNHICSRVVGATYVHDHDTHTLTFDPAVHPVSVTLRTVTGEVSVC, from the coding sequence ATGGAGAAAGATGAAGCAGTCTCAACCGTGATCGCACTGATGCTGGTCCTTGGCATCATCGCCACGTCAATCGCGATCTACTCTGCAACGTATCTTCCCGGGCTGAAACAGCAGTCTGAGATTGAACACTCCCGCGAGGTGGCGGACGCCTTTGTCAGGTTCGGTTCAGACATCGATCACGTGGTGTCACAGAAGACGTCGGCCAGGTTCAGTGAACCGTTCTTCCTTGGCGGCGGCGAGGTCATCCTGAGTCCGGTCCGATCGAGTGGGTCTGTCACCATAGGAAAGGAACCCCTGGTACATGTGACGGTCATGAATACTACACGAACAGAGGAGGCCGGGACCTCCATCGTGAACATATCTTACATGCCCTCGTTTACCACCTGGGAACCGCAGGGGTATCGGTGGGAGTACGGTTTTGTCGAGGTGACGAAGGATGATAGGGCGGTGCCGCAGTCTTCGCGTTACAGCACCAGGGCCGCCGCCCTGGCAGACAGTGACGCGTTCCTCGGGTCTTTCGTCGATGTGACCGACTCCAGCAATGGCATCGAGATCACCCTGGCGGACCTCGCCCCCGAGAGTGGCAGGTCATGTATCACCGGGAGCGGGATCGCCACGCTTGAGTTGAATGCAACGGCAGATTCCAGAGAGGAGGTCTCTCTGACTGGAGTGAGTCGTATCGTCTTCGAAGACTGCACTTCAGACTCAATGATGAAGGAACATCTGAACCATATCTGCAGCAGGGTCGTCGGCGCCACGTATGTCCATGACCATGATACACATACGCTTACGTTCGACCCTGCGGTACATCCCGTGAGCGTGACCCTCCGTACCGTGACCGGCGAGGTGAGCGTATGTTAG
- a CDS encoding type IV pilin N-terminal domain-containing protein: MVNSRNDDAVSPVVGVMLMVVVTIIIAATVSVFSTGFVSDTDAAPGTLVEYVGVLTGQSGGLGEIGLVFENKGGETLLLSDMNLHLKSTLSGGDEVSISYTDAPSSKYLDIPVPDEARLLSDFTYRMKKIGVADSASAATTVANSKIKAGDRFVIHADRFIEDGTSRYGRVAYVSDRGMEGSPYTSGEFEVSSRTTYTLSDKNTGAVIASGTLVGSVL, from the coding sequence GTGGTAAATTCAAGGAATGACGATGCGGTCTCGCCGGTCGTCGGCGTGATGCTGATGGTTGTGGTGACGATCATCATCGCTGCAACGGTGAGCGTATTCTCTACGGGGTTTGTCTCAGACACAGATGCTGCACCAGGCACCCTGGTCGAGTATGTCGGGGTGCTCACAGGGCAGAGCGGGGGTCTTGGGGAGATCGGTCTGGTATTCGAGAACAAGGGAGGAGAGACGTTGCTGTTGTCAGATATGAACCTTCACCTGAAGTCGACTCTCTCAGGGGGGGACGAAGTCTCGATCTCCTACACCGATGCCCCCTCCTCGAAGTATCTTGATATCCCCGTGCCAGATGAAGCCCGTCTCTTATCTGATTTCACGTACCGCATGAAGAAGATCGGGGTCGCGGACTCAGCAAGCGCCGCCACGACTGTGGCCAATTCTAAAATCAAGGCGGGCGACAGGTTCGTGATCCACGCGGACCGCTTCATCGAGGACGGTACGAGCAGGTACGGACGTGTGGCGTACGTCTCCGACCGCGGCATGGAGGGCTCACCGTACACCAGCGGTGAGTTCGAGGTGAGCAGCAGGACCACGTACACGCTCAGCGATAAAAACACAGGGGCGGTCATCGCCTCAGGCACTCTTGTAGGAAGTGTGTTATGA
- a CDS encoding type IV pilin N-terminal domain-containing protein, with translation MISEKYDAVSPVIGVMLMLVVTIIIAAFVSAFAGDAFGNTETAPSAAIDVKMISDGGDHKDQYVMLIEHHGGSSIPTSDLRIVGYYTPPASTKKTMQRGEVTSSTKAVRGMIIHDEEISSVKIPYLNDVACGTPGDDETNFGEYTFSSGDVMSTGGSKGTSTVLGFDISTPEKRNEYGFVRGSAVDVEIIHLPSQKSLFSGRVIVQ, from the coding sequence ATGATTTCTGAGAAGTACGACGCAGTCTCCCCGGTCATCGGCGTGATGCTGATGCTCGTGGTGACGATAATCATCGCCGCATTTGTCTCGGCGTTCGCCGGCGATGCCTTTGGAAACACCGAGACCGCCCCCTCGGCCGCCATCGACGTAAAAATGATCTCCGACGGAGGGGACCACAAGGACCAGTACGTCATGCTCATCGAGCACCACGGGGGCAGCAGTATCCCGACGTCCGACCTGCGGATAGTCGGTTATTACACGCCACCGGCATCAACAAAAAAGACCATGCAGCGCGGTGAGGTGACGTCCTCGACAAAGGCTGTGAGAGGGATGATCATTCATGACGAGGAGATCTCCTCTGTAAAGATCCCGTACCTGAATGACGTCGCGTGCGGCACACCTGGGGACGATGAGACGAACTTCGGGGAGTACACCTTCTCCTCAGGCGATGTCATGAGCACGGGAGGGTCTAAAGGCACAAGCACGGTGCTCGGCTTTGACATCTCGACACCAGAGAAGCGTAATGAATATGGTTTTGTGAGAGGGTCTGCGGTTGACGTCGAGATCATCCATCTCCCAAGCCAGAAGAGCCTTTTCAGCGGCAGGGTGATTGTACAATGA
- a CDS encoding type IV pilin N-terminal domain-containing protein, producing MLDAERETAVSPVIGVMLLLAIVIILAAFVASFASGAVDAKEKAPSVDLAVYTAGSGDDFCLVFEHRGGDPVRVEDLKVTTWVHGSQYSASHDEEELETLLGSDVLKAGGSLDTGGLETTDIFLELDGELSDRIKESPAVEVAVYHLPSGALLHKSSLLLKER from the coding sequence ATGTTAGACGCAGAGAGGGAGACGGCGGTCTCCCCGGTCATCGGGGTGATGCTCCTCCTGGCGATCGTGATCATCCTCGCCGCGTTTGTTGCCTCCTTTGCCAGCGGGGCTGTCGATGCGAAGGAGAAGGCGCCCTCGGTGGATCTTGCGGTATATACTGCAGGGAGCGGGGACGACTTCTGTCTCGTCTTCGAGCACCGGGGCGGGGACCCGGTCAGGGTCGAAGACCTCAAGGTCACCACCTGGGTCCACGGGAGTCAGTATTCTGCGTCCCATGACGAGGAAGAACTGGAGACGCTCCTTGGATCCGATGTCTTGAAGGCGGGAGGCAGTCTGGATACCGGAGGCCTGGAGACAACCGACATATTCCTTGAGCTTGATGGAGAGTTGTCTGACCGCATCAAGGAGTCGCCTGCGGTCGAAGTGGCGGTCTATCACCTGCCGAGCGGCGCTCTCCTCCATAAGAGCAGTCTTCTCCTGAAGGAACGGTGA
- a CDS encoding type IV pilin N-terminal domain-containing protein → MNGKKQYEEAVSSVVGEMIMIVLVIILVALFATSAFSLIPGGRDASVDIAMTNVSGDSTVIFWHKGGDWVEKKDLTVVILGEGQDRNEYTAPDFFLYDHTGNRTGAFDLGGRLEVVLDRPLEGGDIVRLVTQTNVVYSGEI, encoded by the coding sequence ATGAATGGCAAAAAACAGTACGAGGAGGCGGTATCCTCGGTCGTCGGCGAGATGATCATGATAGTGCTGGTCATCATCCTGGTCGCCCTCTTTGCCACCTCGGCGTTCTCCCTGATCCCGGGTGGCCGGGATGCAAGCGTCGATATCGCGATGACGAATGTGTCGGGTGACTCCACCGTGATCTTCTGGCACAAAGGTGGGGACTGGGTGGAGAAGAAAGACCTGACAGTGGTCATTCTCGGGGAGGGACAGGACAGGAATGAGTACACAGCCCCTGACTTTTTCCTCTATGACCACACCGGCAATCGCACCGGGGCATTCGATCTCGGTGGGCGTCTGGAGGTCGTCCTTGATCGCCCCCTTGAGGGAGGAGATATCGTGCGACTGGTGACGCAGACGAATGTCGTCTACTCGGGGGAGATCTGA
- a CDS encoding type IV pilin N-terminal domain-containing protein has product MNATDNAVSEVIGVMLMISVTLIIVALVAVYATGAAGENEQSVRADLIASDVVHDTDTGEYMVVFEHMAGDPLDLDLVQVSLGVRDDATQHVIIRNEPDKKQYLQRSAKNGGKDVLLGDRFVLYAEEGDTDGISWGEGKTFTVESGHYLTYRFIDRRTGAPISSGEIMAP; this is encoded by the coding sequence ATGAATGCTACTGATAACGCCGTGTCTGAGGTGATCGGCGTCATGCTGATGATCTCGGTCACGCTGATCATCGTGGCCCTGGTGGCGGTCTACGCCACTGGTGCGGCGGGTGAAAACGAGCAGTCGGTCAGGGCAGACCTGATCGCGTCAGATGTGGTCCATGATACAGACACCGGCGAGTATATGGTCGTCTTCGAGCACATGGCCGGTGACCCGCTCGACCTCGATCTGGTGCAGGTGAGCCTTGGCGTGCGGGACGATGCCACGCAGCATGTCATCATCAGGAACGAGCCCGATAAAAAACAGTATCTCCAGAGGTCTGCAAAGAACGGTGGCAAAGATGTTCTCCTTGGCGATCGGTTCGTCCTGTACGCCGAAGAAGGAGATACGGACGGCATCTCCTGGGGAGAGGGGAAGACGTTCACGGTCGAGTCAGGTCATTACCTCACCTACCGGTTCATCGACCGGCGGACAGGCGCACCGATCTCGTCAGGGGAGATCATGGCCCCATAA
- a CDS encoding type IV pilin N-terminal domain-containing protein, which produces MVMKEMQEAEHAVSPVVGVMLMLVVTIIIAAVVSSFSTSLTGEVETGSDAQVELVGISSGGGQPRTFEQIGVVFENAGGGTLDLRNLKFYMTGSTGCQGAFTLTYNDPVSLEYVEGSPYLKGSWRSRVTLTKNATGYRMQRFGSGLTIEELKNPIIEPGERFIIYSEFYMAPSWSPSAQLGFKVDRGDPDNPIDTWASGAIAIDGGSEYTLSDTKTGVVYSSGYLEPEHIF; this is translated from the coding sequence ATGGTGATGAAAGAGATGCAGGAGGCCGAGCATGCCGTCTCTCCCGTCGTTGGGGTGATGCTGATGCTCGTCGTGACGATCATCATTGCGGCGGTGGTCAGTTCCTTTTCAACCTCGCTTACCGGCGAAGTCGAGACAGGATCAGACGCTCAGGTGGAACTGGTCGGGATATCTTCCGGAGGTGGTCAACCAAGAACATTTGAGCAGATCGGGGTCGTTTTTGAAAATGCCGGCGGCGGCACCCTGGACCTCAGGAACCTGAAATTCTATATGACCGGTAGCACGGGCTGTCAGGGAGCGTTTACGCTGACTTATAATGACCCGGTCAGCCTCGAATATGTTGAAGGCAGCCCTTACCTGAAAGGATCATGGAGATCTCGTGTTACGCTTACTAAAAACGCAACCGGATACCGGATGCAGAGGTTCGGCAGCGGCCTGACCATCGAAGAGCTGAAGAACCCGATCATCGAACCGGGGGAACGGTTCATCATCTACAGTGAATTTTACATGGCGCCATCTTGGTCTCCTTCAGCGCAACTCGGCTTCAAGGTTGATCGCGGGGACCCGGATAATCCCATCGATACCTGGGCAAGCGGTGCAATCGCTATCGACGGCGGCAGTGAGTATACCCTCTCGGACACCAAGACCGGTGTGGTCTACTCCTCCGGGTACCTGGAACCGGAGCATATATTCTAA
- a CDS encoding type IV pilin N-terminal domain-containing protein, producing MCREKKSPEAESPSFFFIEKECAVSPVIGVMLMLVVTIIVAALVSSFSGGLSDSAEPAPTTAFEISIRAGDAVGNGATSNAPGPAPECVVLTMTAGDTLNSGDLRIITTYTVPETYNGVHLAHAGRVIKHTLDGAIGQDDVWDDNSDPFVSQVNGYKLEDAALNCLIPGYGMVGKGKPYFGTCLFKAGEPYWFKDRNAFLGFDVTDRPAYGFQEGSVVHVTIVHTPSGQTVYDRDVVATW from the coding sequence ATGTGCAGAGAGAAAAAAAGTCCTGAAGCGGAGAGTCCCTCCTTCTTTTTCATTGAAAAAGAATGTGCGGTCTCGCCGGTGATCGGGGTGATGCTCATGCTTGTCGTGACGATCATCGTCGCCGCTCTTGTCAGCAGTTTCTCCGGTGGGCTGAGCGATTCGGCCGAACCGGCACCGACGACGGCATTTGAGATCAGCATCCGTGCGGGAGATGCTGTTGGAAACGGGGCGACATCTAATGCGCCCGGCCCGGCCCCCGAGTGTGTGGTGCTGACCATGACCGCAGGAGATACCCTGAATTCCGGAGATCTCCGGATCATCACGACCTACACGGTGCCGGAGACCTATAACGGGGTACATCTGGCACATGCCGGCAGGGTCATCAAACACACACTGGACGGTGCGATCGGTCAGGACGATGTGTGGGATGATAACTCGGACCCCTTTGTTTCCCAGGTCAATGGGTATAAACTTGAAGATGCTGCTTTAAACTGCCTGATTCCCGGATATGGCATGGTTGGCAAAGGTAAGCCGTACTTTGGCACCTGCCTGTTCAAGGCGGGCGAACCTTACTGGTTCAAGGACCGTAATGCGTTCCTCGGCTTCGATGTGACCGACAGGCCTGCATACGGGTTCCAGGAGGGATCTGTCGTCCATGTGACGATCGTCCACACGCCAAGCGGTCAGACAGTGTATGATAGGGATGTGGTGGCGACATGGTGA
- a CDS encoding type IV pilin N-terminal domain-containing protein, which produces MIVQFRKSAPPLWSRKKPYPDERDEAVSPVVGVMLMLVVTIIIAAIVSSFAGGLGSTTENAPVATLAIKMFAGPNEKNVTIEHLGGDPLATKDLKIVSSFTVPEMWGSDELEKSGRVIKHTIDGSLSPVEANAIKTDVAGYPFTPQVTNDDSIVSTRTADKTFGTAILVPGGRLTFDRDNFLGFETGVRSVYGFGEGVTVNVMIVHTGSGKVLFDKDVIVPW; this is translated from the coding sequence ATGATTGTACAATTCCGGAAAAGTGCACCTCCCTTGTGGAGCAGGAAAAAACCATACCCGGATGAACGGGACGAGGCGGTATCCCCTGTTGTCGGGGTGATGCTGATGCTCGTGGTGACGATCATCATCGCCGCGATTGTCAGCAGTTTTGCCGGGGGCCTGGGGTCTACCACCGAGAACGCCCCGGTGGCAACTCTGGCAATCAAGATGTTTGCCGGACCGAACGAGAAGAACGTGACAATTGAACACCTTGGCGGCGACCCGCTGGCGACAAAGGATCTCAAGATTGTCAGTTCTTTTACTGTGCCAGAGATGTGGGGATCCGATGAACTGGAGAAGAGCGGGCGTGTTATTAAACACACGATTGACGGATCGCTCTCGCCGGTGGAGGCTAACGCCATTAAAACTGATGTTGCCGGGTATCCTTTTACGCCGCAGGTGACCAACGACGACAGCATCGTGTCCACGAGGACTGCGGATAAAACATTCGGGACGGCCATTCTCGTGCCTGGCGGACGGCTCACCTTCGACCGTGACAACTTCCTTGGATTTGAAACAGGCGTGCGTAGTGTCTACGGGTTTGGTGAAGGCGTTACGGTTAACGTCATGATCGTCCACACCGGCAGCGGGAAGGTCCTCTTTGATAAGGATGTGATTGTACCGTGGTAA